The nucleotide window TGGCAGGGTAATGGTTGCCGGTTTAGACACGGCAAAAACCCCCTGCGCCCGGCTGGCCGGGGTTATCGGCAGCGTCTTCCAGGACCCGGAAGCCCAGCTGGTGGCGGAAGTAGTTGAGGATGAGCTGGCCTTCGGCCTGGAAAACCTGGCCGTCCCGCGGGAAGAAATGCGGCAGCGCATTAGCGCCGCCCTGGAAATGGTGGGCATCGCCAGCCTGCGCCACCGTAGTTTACGGGAATTATCCGGCGGCCAGAAGCAAAAGGTGGCCATTGCCGCTGCCGTGGCTTTAAGGCCCCGGGTGCTGGTGCTGGATGAACCTACTTCCGAACTCGACCCCCGGGGGACCTTGGAAATCGTGGCCCTCCTGCAGCGGCTCAACCGAGACTATGGTATAACCATCCTGTTGATTGAACAAAAAATTAGTGTCCTCGCCCCCCGGGTCCCCCGGCTGGTCTGTCTTAACAAGGGCCGCATCGTGGCCGATGCCAGCCCGCGACAAATCCTGGCCCAGGAGAAATTGACGACCGAACTGGGCCTGGAGGTACCCCCGGTGACAGCCCTGTTCCGGATGCTACGCCGGGCCGGCGTCTATCACGGCGACCTGCCCCTGGAGGTAGACGAAGGCCGGCGGGAACTGGGGCGCCTGCTGGGGCACCAGGCGTCCAGGACATAGCAACCTATATTTGGAGGCGCAAAAAAATGATCCGGGTTGAAAATGTAGAGTTTACTTACCCCAACGGTTTCCAAGCCCTCAGGGACCTGTCTTTTCATATCCGGTCCGGGGAATTCGTGGCCGTCATCGGCCAGAACGGCTCCGGGAAAACCACCCTCCTCAAGCTCCTGAACGGGCTTCTTAAACCCACAGCAGGCAGGATCCTCATCGGCGGCCTGGATACGGCACGGGCGCGGGTGGCTGAACTGGCCCGTAAAGTAGGTTTCCTTTTTCAAAACCCGGATCACCAGATCTTCCTGCCCACCGTCAGGGAAGAACTGGCCTTCGGTCCTAAGAATTTAGGTCTCAAAGGGGCGGCCCTGGCAGATAGGGTGGCGGAAGCGGCTGCCGCCGTAGGCCTCACTCCTTATCTTGACGTTAACCCCCGGCAGCTCAGCAAAGGCCAGCGCCAGCGGGTGGCCCTGGCCTCCGTCCTGGCCATGCAGCCGGAAGTCCTGGTCCTGGACGAACCCACCACCGGCCAGGATTACCGCGAAGCCCTGGAAATAATGAGGCTTGTCAAGAAGCTGCACCAGCAGGGCCACACTGTACTCCTCGTCAGCCACGATATGGAAATGGTGGCCCGCTTCGCCGGCCGGGCCCTGGTCCTGGGGGAAGGACGGTTGCTCCTGGATGGGCCCGTGGCGACAGTTTTTGCCCGGGAAGATATCCTGAACGCCGCCGGCCTCGTACCTCCCCAGGCCATTCAGCTCGCCCGGCCTTACCAGGAACAGGGACTCCTGCGCCCCGTCCTGACGGTAGAAGAATTGTATGCCGAAATTATCGCCGCTTTAAGGGGTGAGGTAGATGCCCGCCAGGTCCTTCCTGCATGAACTAAACCCCCTTACCAAAGTCGTCTGGTCCCTGGCCGTTATTACCCTGGCCTTTGTCTACCAGAACCCCCTGCCGCTCCTTGGCCTCTGGGCCTCGGTCCTGGCCGTCGCCCTGATTGGTAAAGTGTTGCGGGAAATCTTGCCCGCCATCCGGGGGCTGATCATCTTTGCCGCCATCTTTTTCCTCTTTCAGGTCTTTTTAATCGACGAGGGCCAGGTTGTTTTTACCCTGGTACCAGGCACCGGCATCGGCCGCATCACCGACGTGGGGCTCAAAGCCTGCACCATGCTCGCTTTAAGGATGCTGGCCATGACTTCCACGATTCCCGTTCTCCTGGCCACCACCCCGCCCAAGGATATGATTGTCGCCTTTGTGGAAAAACTCAAGGTGCCCTATACTTACGCCCTGATGCTGGTAACCTCTTTAAGGTTTATCCCTACCCTGCAGGAAGAATTGAGCCTGGTCATCCAAGCCCAGCGGGCCCGGGCCTACGACCTGGAAGGCCGCAATATTATCAAGCGCTTTCTGGCCCTCATCCCCCTGGCCATCCCTCTCCTCCTCATGTCCGTCCAGCGGGCCCGGACCATGGCTATCTCCATGGAAACCCGCGCTTTTGGCGCCGGCCCCCGTACCAGCCTGCACACCTCGACCTTCCAGTTACTGGATATAGGGGTAATCTCTTCGTGCCTGCTCCTGACAGTCGTTCTGGCGGTTGTATCGCTGCGTTAAGATTATCCACCCGGTAATGCATTAGCCCCGGTATCGTAACCGGGGCTAATGCGTTTTTTGGCAACAGGATATCGGGGATTCCTTGACTGGAGTTATTTTCAAGTATATACTTAAGATAAACTTAAGTTCTAACTAATACCTTCTTGGGGGGAAACGCATTGGAATTTGCCACCAGCAAGGAGCTACGTATTTATACCGGAAAGATATTAGAGAAGGTTAGGGCTGGGGAACGTTTTGCCATTACACATCGGGGTAAGCCTGTGGCATGGCTAATACCCTTTGAAAATGACACTCCCGAAGAATTTTCCCCTCTCCCCTATCATGAGGCGTGGGCAGATATTGAACGGGCCCTGGAAGCCAGCGAGCCATATTACCCTGACTGGCACGAAGCTCTCAAGGAAAGTAGGCGGCAAAAGTGATATTCGTAGATTCTGATGTATTACTAATCGACCTGCGCTATCGCCGTGACCCTAAGTATAAAGAAAACGCTGCTTTTTTAGCCGGGCTCAAGCATGGCAAGCAACAGGGTATTACATCGATCTTCAATGTTTTAGAGGTATGTGGTATCCTTTCCTATAACTTAAACGAGCAGCGGCTATTAAACCTTTATTGTCATTTGTCGACCCATTACAACCTGCAAATTTACCCGCCCTCAAAGGAGTACCTGCCGCGCCTAACAGTAAAAAGTATCCTGGCGATCATAAGCAAAAAGGCCAGCTTTGGCGATGCGCTAATTATCTATACGGTACGAAACATGGGTCCACTGGTATCGCACTATGTTAGCTGGAACGCCAGGCATTTCCTCCAGCAGTTGTCCATACCAGCTTTGACGCCAGCAGAGGCCCTGGAAGCTGGAATTCTGAAAAATGCTTACCCTGAATGAAAGAAGATTGCCCCGGCCGTATAACTATACCCTTTACGGTAAAGGTTAATTAAGGGGTGCCGTGCTTGGAAGAAAAGGACCTTATCCGTAGCCTCAACTGGTTCTACAGCCTGGAAATCGAGCAGGTAGACCTCTATAAGAGCCAGGCCCGGGCAGCAACGGACATTTACCTGCGGCAGGTATTGACCCGGATAGCGGCTATGGAACAGGAACACGTCATCAACCTGGAAGCGGAAATCAGCCGCCGCGGCGCCACCCCGACCCGCCTGGGAGCCATCATTGCTCCCCTCCTGGGGGTGGCAGCCGGGACCATCCTCAACTGGACCAATACCCGCACCCTCCTCTGGGCCAACATTACTTTAGAAGAAAAGGCCATGGCTGACTACAAACGGCTGATTCTCAAAGTTGCCGAAAAACCCCTTTTTAACCTCCTCTGGAGCCACCTCATTGATGAAGACCTGCATGCCGCCTGGTTCAGCAATAAGCTGAAAGAGCTGGACCGCCTGGCCCTGTATTAACAGGATGGTAATAGAAAAACTTGACAGGAAAAATAGGATGAGTTATTATTACTATAAACTATACCAAATGAATATACTTTAGATCGGATGTAGTTTTACATGCGCTTAAACCAGGCCACCGATTATGCCTTCCGCGCCGTCCTGTACCTGGCGAAACTGGAACCGGGCACCATCGCCGAAGCCCAGACGATTGCGTCCCGCGAAGATATCCCCATGCGCTTCTTGCTTAAAATCATGCGTTCCTTGGTCCAGGCCGGAATAGTGCAATCCTACCGCGGCGTCAGCGGCGGTTTTGCCCTGGCCCGGCCGGCCCGGGAAATTACCCTGCTGGATGTCGTCGAAGCAGTAGAAGGACCGGTTAGCGTTAACCGCTGCCTTCTGGACCCGGAGTACTGTAATAAACACGGCGCTCCTTGTTGCCCGGTACACCGGGCCCTGGGCGCAGTCCAGGACGCCCTGCGCCGGGAGTTGGAGCGTTACAACTTCGCCGAGCTAGCCGGGAAAAATTGAGTAAAGACTTGAAAGGAGGGATTATTTTCAAATAAACTATACTATTTGGGTATACTTTGATGTTTTTTGAGGGGAGGAGAAAAGTTATGGATGCACTCTTGCTGGCCAGGTGGCAGTTCGGGATTACCTCAGTTTACCACTTCCTCTTCGTTCCCCTGACCCTGGGACTATCAGTCCTGGTGGCCATCATGGAAACCATCTATGTCCGCACTGGTGATGAAACTTACAAGAACATGGCCCGCTTCTGGGGCAGGCTCTTCCTCATCAACTTTGCCATGGGCGTGGTGACCGGTATCGTCCAGGAGTTTCACTTCGGCATGAACTGGTCCGAGTACTCCCGCTTCGTCGGAGACATTTTCGGTGCCCCCCTGGCTGTGGAAGCCCTGGCCGCCTTTTTCCTGGAATCCACCTTTCTGGGCCTGTGGCTCTTTGGCTGGGATAAGCTGCCTAAAGCCCTTCACGCCGCCTGCATCTGGCTGGTGGCCTTCGGAACCAATCTTTCCGCCTTCTGGATCCTGGTGGCCAACTCCTTTATGCAGGAGCCGGTGGGCTATGTCTTGCGTAACGGCCGGGCCGAGATGACGGATTTCTTCGCCCTGCTGACCAACCCCCATGTCCTCTATCAATTCCCCCACACCGTCCTGGCCGGCTTTGTGACAGCCTCCTTTTTCGTCATGGGGATCAGTGCCTACCACCTCCTGCGGCAAAGCCAATTAGAGCCCTTCCGCCGTTCCTTCCGGCTGGCTTTGATAACGGGCGTCATCAGCAGCCTGCTGGTGGCGGCCGTCGGCCACTTCCAGGGCCAGTACCTGGTCAATGCCCAGCCCATGAAGATGGCAGCCGCCGAAGCCTTGTGGGAGAGTGCCGATCCGGCCCCCCTGGCCCTGGTGGCCCTGGTTGATACAAAAGACCAGACCAATACCTTCGAGATTAAGATTCCCGCCCTGGCCAGTTTTCTTGCCTATAACAGCTTCCAGGGCGAGGTTAAAGGCCTGAAGGATCTTCAGGCCGCAGCAGAGGCCAGCTACGGCCCCGGCAATTATATCCCGCCGGTCGCCCCGGTCTTCTGGAGCTTCCGCCTGATGGTCGTCGCCGGGCTGTGGTTAATTTTACTGTCCTTTTACAGCCTGTACCTGTGGCGGCGGAGACGCCTGGAAGAAAAACCCCTGGTCCTCAAGGCCCTCCTCTGGAGCATTCCCGTGCCCTATCTCGCCAACACCGCCGGCTGGTTGATGGCCGAGATCGGTCGCTATCCCTGGATTGTCTACGGGCTGCAGCGGGTCGAGGCGGCCGTCTCGCCCGGGGTATCCGCCGCCGCTATTTTGACAACCCTGGTGGCTTTTACCCTGCTGTACGGGGTCCTGGCGGTAGCCGACGTCTACCTCCTGGCTAAATACGCCCGGCAGGGTGTTGAGACAACTCCTGCCACCAGGATGTTAGATAATTCCAGGGAGGTATCCTTATGGATCTAACTGTCCTCTGGTTTATCCTGGTAGCCGTCCTTTTTGCCGGCTTCTTTTTCCTGGAAGGCTTTGACTACGGCGTCGGTATCCTGCTGCCCTTCCTGGGGAAAAGCGATGGGGAACGCCGCGCCATCATCAACAGCATCGGCCCCTTCTGGGACGGCAACGAGGTGTGGATGCTCACCGCCGGCGGGGCCATGTTTGCCGCCTTCCCCCACTGGTACGCCACCCTTTTCAGCGGCTTTTACCTGGCGTTATTCCTTATCCTCGTCGCCCTGATCGTGCGCGGGGTAGCCTTTGAATTCCGCAGCAAGGATGACCGCCCGGCCTGGCGTAACTTCTGGGACTGGATGCTTTTCCTGGGGAGCCTCTTGCCGGCCCTCCTCTGGGGCGTGGCCATGGCCAACCTGATCCGGGGCGTACCCATTGACGCCCGCATGCAGTATGCCGGTACCTTTTTCGATCTCCTTTCTCCCTACACCCTGCTGGGGGGCTTGACCTCTCTTCTCCTTTTCACCCTGCAGGGGGCACTTTTCCTGGCCCTCAAAACCGGGGATGAACTGCCGCAGCGCGCCCGGCAGGCGGGGCTAAAGATAGGTACCGGCGCTGTGGCGGCCCTCCTCCTGCTGCTAATTATGAGTTACCGGGAAACCGACATCTTTACCCGGATTGTACCCGGAATCGCCGCCTGGGGCGCCCTGGTGGCCCTTCTCCTGGCCTGGTGGTCGCTCAGCTCCCGGAGCTACGGCGGGGCTTTTATCTTGAACGGTCTGGCCATCCTCCTGGGCACTGCGGCTCTCTTTGGCGGCCTCTTTCCCCGGGTAATGGTTTCCAGCCTGAATCCCCGGTGGAGCCTGACCATTTACCAGGCCTCCTCCAGCCCCTATACCCTTAAAGTTATGACCATCGTCGCCCTCACCCTGGTACCGGTGGTCCTCCTTTACCAGGGCTGGACGTACTGGGTATTCCGCCAGCGGGTTAAGGCCAGAAACCTGGAATATTAGGAGTTGGAGGCCGGGGGCTTGCCGGAACTGGCTACTTCCCTTTTTGTTTCGAAAGTACGGCAAAAGGTGAATGGGGCTAGCCAGGAGTTTTCGAATACGCACCAGAAAGGGTTAGAGCAAGGAAGGTCCTGCGGAGAGAGGGGAAGGTAATTTGCTGCTGGAAAGGAACCTCCTGGGCGAAGCACGCCGGGTGCGCTGGCACCTGGCCGTGACCATCGGCCTGGGCCTGGCGGCCGGCTTGCTGGCCATCCTGCAGGCCGGTTACCTGGCCCGGGTGGTGAACGGGGTCTTCCTGGAAGGGCAGGATCTGCGGGGTGTCTGGCACTGGCTCATGGCCCTCCTGGGCATCATTTTCCTCCGGGCGGGCCTGGCCTGGGGTGTAGAAGTGGCGGCCCACCGGGCCGCGGCCCGGATCAAATATGACCTGCGCCGGCGCCTGGTGGGCCACCTCCTGGCCGTAGGTCCGTTACCTTTGAAGGATGAGCATACCGGGGAGCTGGTCAATGTCCTGGTGGAAGGAATTGAGGACCTAGAGGCTTATTTTGCCCGCTATTTGCCCCAACTGGCCCTGGCGGCCCTGGTGCCCCTGATGGTCCTAGGTTTCGTCTTCCCCCTGGACCTGTTTTCCGGCCTGCTCCTCCTTTTTACCGCTCCCCTGCTTCCCCTGTTCATGTTCCTTATCGGCAACCGGGCAGAAGCCCTCACTCAACAGCAGTGGCAAACTCTGAGCAGCCTGAGCGGCCATTTCCTGGATGTGCTGCAGGGCCTTACCACCCTGAAAATATTCGGCCGCAGCAAGGAGCAAGCTGAAGTCCTGGCCCGCCTCAGCGACCGTTTCCGATCCACCACCCTGGGAGTGCTGCGGGTGGCCTTTCTCTCGGCCCTGGTGCTGGAACTTGTAGCTACCATCAGCACCGCCCTGGTGGCCGTCACCGTGGGACTGCGCCTGGTTTATGCCCAAATACCCTTTAATGAGGCCCTTTTCCTCTTGCTGCTGGCCCCGGAATTCTACCTGCCCCTGCGCCTCCTGGGCAGCCAGTTTCATGCCGGCCTGGCCGGCGTCAGCGCCGCCCGGCGGATCTTCGCCGTTCTGGATATGGCAGGCCCTTGCACTACCCCGGCCCCGGCAGTAGCGGACGTGAGGGTCAAATCCCTGCCTCGAGGCGCGGAAACAGGAAATCTCCCGCCGGGCAGGGAAAGCCGCGTACGGCAGCCGGGGCTGCATATTGTCCTGGCAGGGGTTCATTATACTTACCCGGATAGGGAGCGGCCGGCCCTGGAAGAGGTCTCCCTGGAACTCCGGCCGGGGGAAAAGGTGGCCCTGGTTGGTCCCAGCGGCGGGGGGAAAAGCACCATCGCCCACCTGCTCCTGCGTTTCCTGGAGCCCGATCGGGGGCTGATTACCGTCAACGGCTTTCCTTTAAACAGGATCCCCCTGGAGGAATGGCGCCGGCAGGTGGCTCTGGTTCCCCAGCATCCCTACCTTTTCAGCGGTACTATAGCCGACAATATCCTCCTGGGACGTCCGGAAGCCTCGCGGGAGGAAGTGGTGGCCGCGGCCCGCCTCGCCGGGGCCCATGAGTTCATTGCCGCCCTGCCCCGGGGTTATGATACGCCCATCGGTGAGCGGGGGCTGCGCTTGAGCGGCGGCCAGGCGCGGCGCCTGGCCATTGCCCGGGCCATTTTGAAGGACGCCCCCTTACTGATCCTGGACGAAGCTACGGCCAACCTGGATCCAGCCACTGACCGGCTAATCCAGGCGTCCCTGGAGCGCCTGATGGAAAACCGCACGGTGCTGATTATCGCCCACCGCCTCAGCACCGTCTACCGGGCGGACCGCATCGTGGTCCTGGCCTCCGGCCGGGTGGTGGAGGCAGGACGGCACGAGGAATTAATGGCGCGGCAGGGTGCCTATTACCGCCTGGTCACAGCCTTTCATTGCGCAGCCGGAAGGGTGAAGGTTAGCTCAGCGCCCGCTAACTCGCTCCATTCCGGAAGCCTCACCGGAGCGGTGGACTATACCTTCGGGCATGACCGGCGTAAATCCGTTAGCATGGCCGCCCGCTCCGCACGCTCTCTCAATATGCCGTACTTTTCATGCCGCCAAAAACATCACCAGCCTAAAGGCACGCCTGCCCCTGGCCCCCAGAACTGCACCGCCCTGTACCGGCAGTTACCCCCTACCTATTTTAAGGGGAGAACTACCACCAGCACTTGCATCCGTCTCCTGGGTTTGCTTGCACCCTCTTGGGCCGCTATACTGGGAGCCACCCTGCTTGGATTTTTTACCATAGCCAGCAACGTCGGCCTCATGGCCACCGCGGCCTTTCTCATTGCCAGCGCCGCCCTCCACCCGCCGGTTTCAGACCTCATGCTCCCCATCGTCGGGGTGCGCTTTTTTGGTATCTCCCGGGCCGCCAGCCGTTACCTGGAACGTTATGTAAACCATAGCGTCACCCTGCACATCCTCAGCCAGCTGCAGGTTTCCTTTTACCGGGCCCTTGAGCCCCTGGTCCCGGACCGGCTGCCGGACCACCACAGTGGCGACCTGTTGAGCCGGGTCGTGGCCGATGTGGCTACCCTGGAAAACTTTTATCTCCGCGTCCTGGCCCCGCCCCTGGTAGCCCTGCTGGTCATGGTGGCCGTTTTCGTTTTCCTGGCCAATTTTGCCATCAAACCGGCCCTGGCCTGGCTGTTATTTTTTCTGGGGGCCGGCATCATCGCACCCCTGGGCCTCAAGGCTGCCGGCCGGCGGGCGACCCGGCAGCAGGGAGAAATACGAGCGGCCCTTAACGCCTCCCTGGTGGATACCGTCCAGGGCATGCCTGAAATCCTGGCCTGCGGATACGCCAGACAGCAGCAGGAACGCATCGCCGCCTTGAGCCGGGAACTACTGGTTCTCCAGGGCCGCGAGGCGGGAGTGGCCGGCCTAGCGGCCGCCGTGTCAGGCCTGGCCATGAACCTGGCCCTGTGGTCGGTCCTGGTGCTGGCCATCCCCCTGGTGGCCAGCGGACAACTGGACGGCGTTTACCTGGCCATGCTGGCCCTTGGAGCGGCTGGCAGCTTTGAGGCCGTCCTGCCCCTGGCCATGATACCCCAGCGCCTGGAAGCAAGTCTGGCTGCAGCCCGGCGGCTCTTTGCCCTTATCGATACCCGGCCTGCCGTCCAGGACCCGCCCGGCCCGCCGCCACAGCCGGCAAACTACCACCTGGAGGTAAAAGGACTGCGCTTTCGCTACGCCCCGGAAGAACCCTGGGTCCTGGACGGCCTCGACTTTACCGTGCCCGAAGGGGGCCGGGTGGCTATCGTCGGTCCCAGCGGGGCCGGGAAAAGCACATTAGTAAACCTGCTCCTGCGCTTCTGGGATTACGAGGAAGGATCTATCCGCCTGGGTGGGTATGAACTCAAGGCCTATCCCCCGGAAGAGTTGCGCCGCCTGATAGCTGTAGTTTCCCAGCAAACCCATCTCTTCCATGCCACCATTGCCGAAAACCTCCTACTGGCCAGGCCTGGTGCCAGTCGGGAGGAGATCCGGCAGGCCGCACGGAAGGCCAGGCTGGACGAATTTATCCAGAGCCTGCCCGGGGGATATGAAACCTGTATCGGTGCAGAGGGATTGAAACTCTCCGGGGGCCAGCGCCAGCGTCTGGCCATCGCCCGCGCCCTTTTGAAAAATGCTCCCATCCTGATACTTGATGAGGCCACATCGGGCCTGGACCCGGTGACTGAGGGGGAAGTAAGGCAGGCTATCTACCGTTTAATGGCCAGCCGGACCACCCTGGTCATAACCCACCGCCTGGCGGGCCTGGAGGCCATGGATGAGATCCTGGTCCTGGATAAAGGGCGGATCGTCCAGCGGGGACGGCATGAGGAACTTCTCCGGCAAGAAGGGCTTTACCGCCGGATGTGGGAGCTGCAGCACGAAGTATTACCTTAGAATCAGGCCTATGTCGCTTTTGAGACCCATTATTACTCTGGGGAATATTCCCTTAAAATCTTGACCAGTTCCCTGCCGGCCCGCTCCAGGTCATCATTAATAATCACGTGCCGGTACTTACCAGCATAACTCATTTCCATAGCCACCCGCTCCAATCTCTTGGCAATGACCCCGGCGTCCTTTTCCCTCCCGGCCAGCCGCTGGCGCAGTTCTTCCATATTTGGCGGGGCAATAAAAATCGGGACGACATTTTCAGGGAAGCGCTCCATGACCTCAACGCATCCCAGGACATCCATGTCGGTAATAATGTCATAGCCGTTCTCCAGGGCATATAAAATTGTCGGCAAATGGGTACCGTAGTAGTCCCCGGAATGAATCTGCTTCCATTCCAGGAAGGCTCCTTGAGCGATCATTGCTTCAAAATCAGCTTTACTGACAAAAAAATACGGGAAGCCCTGGGCTTCCCCCGGTCGCATAGGGCGGGTGGTTATTGAGGGCAGGTAGTAAATACCCCGGACCCGCTCCAGGGCATAGTTCAACAGGGTATTCTTCCCCACCCCGGAAGGCCCGGAAACCACGAAAAAGAAACCCTGTCGATTTTTTCGATCTTTAACTTGAAAGTCAACGATCAATTTGCGAGAAAGAATCATAAGGCATAATTCCCCACAGGAAATACTAATTTTGTTTACATTTTACCACACAGCCTCAGGCAAGGCAATGCGGCCTTTACCGTTGCCGGCGGCTAAAATCTCGTACTGCCTGGACCACGGCTTTCAAGTTCTGGTTCGGCGTCCGCAAAGGTACAGCGCACTCCGGCGCTACCAGCCTGATGCCCGCCTTAAGCAGCCTTTCTACTTCGACCTTGACCTCCGCTACCCTGCCGTTCAGTAGGGTCTGAGGGTTATTGATGCCTCCTACCAAGGTCAGGCGGCCATTGGCCAGGATAAGGAGCTCGGCCGGCGGGTTGCGGGAATCAAAATGAAAGGCCGTAAAACCCGTCTGAGTAAAGTAGCCCAACCGGTCGGTAACCCGGCCGCATGTATGGAGAATAACCGGGACATCCGCGGGCAATGCCTTAACGGCCCGTTGGTGCAAAGGCAGGAGAAACTCGCGATAGGCGGTAGCACTAACTAGGTCGCCCGTAGCATGGTCGGCCCAGGTTAGGACATCAGCACCGGCCTCCACCTCTGCCGCCGCCAGCAGCAAAGGAACGGCCACCAGCCGCCCCAGCAGATCCCGTACAGCCTCCGGTTCTAGGACCAGTCCCAGAAGGAAATTCTGTACCCCGCACAAGTGGTAGGCCAGGGTCCAGGGGCCAATAACCTTGCCCACCACGGCTACGCGGTGACCGTAACGCTTTTTCAGCAGGCTGATAGCCGTGAGAAGAGCTTTAATCGGCTGCCGGTCCAGGAAATTCGGGGGTAGTCGCCACTCCTCCCATTTCTGCAGGGGATTTTTTTTAATAGCCGGCATGGCGTCCACCGGGTTCCAGTCCACCGTACAGCCCAGGGTCGCTGCTTCCAGCAGGATACTGAAATAGGGTGCGACGGTATCAAATCCCAGTATTTCGTGGCCGGTTGCCGCCAGGGCGGCCATTTTATAGGGATCGGTATGGGCTTCGGGGAAAAAGACGCCGGTGGCAGTCATGCTTTCCACCGTAGCTACCGAGGTGGGTGTAATTAAAGGTAGACGGTCGACATCTCTGCCCCTGAGAGCTGCTAATACCCGCTCACAGCCGGCCATTTGCTCCCTGGCTGCCATGAACCCATACCCCTTTTCTAAATCTCAATCTTCATGCTGGTGGAGCCGGCCCAGGCGCCGGTAAACGGCCAGCATCTTTAGCCAGAAAATGGCGCGAAAACCTGTGGCCGGGTCCAACCCAGTCAGTTGCTTAATGCGCTCCAGGCGGTTGGTGACGGTATTGCGGTGCAAGTGTAATTGCTCGGCCGTTTGCTTAATATTCATATTGTTATCTATAAAGGCTTCGACAGTCTCCAGTAACTGGATCCCTTCCTCGCCTGCTGCCTCAACCTTCTGAAGGAGGGGTTCCAGGTATCTGCTGGTCAGGCGGCCCGGCAGG belongs to Moorella humiferrea and includes:
- a CDS encoding energy-coupling factor transporter transmembrane component T family protein, which produces MPARSFLHELNPLTKVVWSLAVITLAFVYQNPLPLLGLWASVLAVALIGKVLREILPAIRGLIIFAAIFFLFQVFLIDEGQVVFTLVPGTGIGRITDVGLKACTMLALRMLAMTSTIPVLLATTPPKDMIVAFVEKLKVPYTYALMLVTSLRFIPTLQEELSLVIQAQRARAYDLEGRNIIKRFLALIPLAIPLLLMSVQRARTMAISMETRAFGAGPRTSLHTSTFQLLDIGVISSCLLLTVVLAVVSLR
- a CDS encoding energy-coupling factor ABC transporter ATP-binding protein encodes the protein MIRVENVEFTYPNGFQALRDLSFHIRSGEFVAVIGQNGSGKTTLLKLLNGLLKPTAGRILIGGLDTARARVAELARKVGFLFQNPDHQIFLPTVREELAFGPKNLGLKGAALADRVAEAAAAVGLTPYLDVNPRQLSKGQRQRVALASVLAMQPEVLVLDEPTTGQDYREALEIMRLVKKLHQQGHTVLLVSHDMEMVARFAGRALVLGEGRLLLDGPVATVFAREDILNAAGLVPPQAIQLARPYQEQGLLRPVLTVEELYAEIIAALRGEVDARQVLPA
- a CDS encoding energy-coupling factor ABC transporter ATP-binding protein, which gives rise to MDPIIKVENFTFYYPESQVPALDGINLTVQEGEFLGLTGPTGAGKTTLALALNGIIPNFQGGRMGGRVMVAGLDTAKTPCARLAGVIGSVFQDPEAQLVAEVVEDELAFGLENLAVPREEMRQRISAALEMVGIASLRHRSLRELSGGQKQKVAIAAAVALRPRVLVLDEPTSELDPRGTLEIVALLQRLNRDYGITILLIEQKISVLAPRVPRLVCLNKGRIVADASPRQILAQEKLTTELGLEVPPVTALFRMLRRAGVYHGDLPLEVDEGRRELGRLLGHQASRT
- a CDS encoding type II toxin-antitoxin system Phd/YefM family antitoxin: MEFATSKELRIYTGKILEKVRAGERFAITHRGKPVAWLIPFENDTPEEFSPLPYHEAWADIERALEASEPYYPDWHEALKESRRQK
- a CDS encoding RrF2 family transcriptional regulator → MRLNQATDYAFRAVLYLAKLEPGTIAEAQTIASREDIPMRFLLKIMRSLVQAGIVQSYRGVSGGFALARPAREITLLDVVEAVEGPVSVNRCLLDPEYCNKHGAPCCPVHRALGAVQDALRRELERYNFAELAGKN
- a CDS encoding cytochrome ubiquinol oxidase subunit I yields the protein MDALLLARWQFGITSVYHFLFVPLTLGLSVLVAIMETIYVRTGDETYKNMARFWGRLFLINFAMGVVTGIVQEFHFGMNWSEYSRFVGDIFGAPLAVEALAAFFLESTFLGLWLFGWDKLPKALHAACIWLVAFGTNLSAFWILVANSFMQEPVGYVLRNGRAEMTDFFALLTNPHVLYQFPHTVLAGFVTASFFVMGISAYHLLRQSQLEPFRRSFRLALITGVISSLLVAAVGHFQGQYLVNAQPMKMAAAEALWESADPAPLALVALVDTKDQTNTFEIKIPALASFLAYNSFQGEVKGLKDLQAAAEASYGPGNYIPPVAPVFWSFRLMVVAGLWLILLSFYSLYLWRRRRLEEKPLVLKALLWSIPVPYLANTAGWLMAEIGRYPWIVYGLQRVEAAVSPGVSAAAILTTLVAFTLLYGVLAVADVYLLAKYARQGVETTPATRMLDNSREVSLWI
- the cydB gene encoding cytochrome d ubiquinol oxidase subunit II, with the translated sequence MDLTVLWFILVAVLFAGFFFLEGFDYGVGILLPFLGKSDGERRAIINSIGPFWDGNEVWMLTAGGAMFAAFPHWYATLFSGFYLALFLILVALIVRGVAFEFRSKDDRPAWRNFWDWMLFLGSLLPALLWGVAMANLIRGVPIDARMQYAGTFFDLLSPYTLLGGLTSLLLFTLQGALFLALKTGDELPQRARQAGLKIGTGAVAALLLLLIMSYRETDIFTRIVPGIAAWGALVALLLAWWSLSSRSYGGAFILNGLAILLGTAALFGGLFPRVMVSSLNPRWSLTIYQASSSPYTLKVMTIVALTLVPVVLLYQGWTYWVFRQRVKARNLEY
- a CDS encoding ferritin-like domain-containing protein; the encoded protein is MPCLEEKDLIRSLNWFYSLEIEQVDLYKSQARAATDIYLRQVLTRIAAMEQEHVINLEAEISRRGATPTRLGAIIAPLLGVAAGTILNWTNTRTLLWANITLEEKAMADYKRLILKVAEKPLFNLLWSHLIDEDLHAAWFSNKLKELDRLALY